The proteins below come from a single Nocardiopsis gilva YIM 90087 genomic window:
- a CDS encoding AAA family ATPase, protein MASSPTSDPGKSPGHHASGGNGAVPSWWIYRGTGRPATYATNLAERLPGPPPWRRFDGGPDQPDPPTDDEETARVLGVTTALAGQPLTDHETAVVEAVNTALLLRRPLLVTGAPGVGKSSLAYHVSRELGLGRVLRWPITSRSTLRSGLYEYDPIARIHDISADAAAAPDDQPPPERPIGDYLSLGPLGTALLPHRLPRVLVIDEFDKGDIDLANDLLDVLEYGRYRIPELVRLRSSQEYITVPTDDPGRTATVHEGEVRCHEFPFIVITSNGERPLPPAFLRRCLPVHLERPSEGRLADIVCAHFIDRERAQDRQLIQDFLRRSQEVNGLSIDQLLNSVHLVSSDVRAHATSLDPNAWNRILNLVWRRLTETEAGLE, encoded by the coding sequence ATGGCCTCTTCCCCGACGTCCGACCCCGGGAAATCCCCCGGTCACCATGCTTCGGGCGGCAATGGTGCCGTGCCGTCGTGGTGGATCTACCGGGGGACGGGCCGACCGGCCACCTACGCGACGAACCTGGCGGAGCGGCTCCCCGGTCCCCCGCCGTGGCGCCGCTTCGACGGTGGCCCCGACCAACCCGACCCGCCGACCGACGACGAGGAGACCGCGCGCGTCCTCGGCGTCACGACCGCTCTGGCCGGTCAGCCGCTGACCGACCACGAGACGGCGGTGGTCGAGGCGGTCAACACCGCGCTGCTCCTGCGCCGCCCGCTTCTCGTCACTGGGGCGCCCGGGGTCGGCAAGTCCAGCCTCGCCTACCACGTGAGCCGCGAGCTGGGCTTGGGGCGCGTGCTGCGCTGGCCCATCACCAGCCGCAGCACCCTGCGCTCGGGACTCTACGAGTACGATCCCATCGCCCGCATCCACGACATCTCGGCCGACGCCGCGGCGGCACCGGACGACCAACCGCCGCCTGAGCGGCCCATCGGCGACTACCTGAGCCTCGGCCCTCTGGGGACCGCTTTGCTTCCGCACCGGCTCCCCCGCGTCCTGGTGATCGACGAGTTCGACAAGGGCGACATCGACCTCGCCAACGACCTGCTCGACGTCCTGGAGTACGGCCGCTACCGGATCCCCGAGCTCGTCCGGCTCCGCTCCTCCCAGGAGTACATCACTGTTCCCACCGACGACCCCGGACGGACGGCGACGGTGCACGAGGGCGAGGTGCGCTGCCACGAGTTCCCGTTCATCGTCATCACCAGCAATGGTGAGCGCCCCCTGCCCCCCGCCTTCCTCCGCCGCTGTCTCCCCGTCCACCTGGAGCGCCCATCGGAAGGGCGGCTCGCCGACATCGTCTGCGCCCACTTCATCGACCGGGAGCGCGCCCAGGACCGCCAACTCATCCAGGACTTCCTCCGGCGGAGCCAGGAAGTCAACGGGCTGTCGATCGACCAGCTACTGAACTCGGTCCATCTCGTTAGTTCCGATGTCCGCGCCCATGCAACATCCTTGGACCCGAACGCCTGGAACCGGATATTGAACCTGGTCTGGCGCCGTCTGACGGAAACGGAGGCGGGCCTCGAGTGA
- a CDS encoding VMAP-C domain-containing protein — MTPDGLVAGGGVLVPGNRVLTCVHVVNVALRRGNDPAPPGPDEPISVDTPHHPGYRPVAAHVVGDTWDAGRDTTLLRLDEDPRDYEHPAAWLAARMEEVAESGSPRRVVVRGYPSGVPEGLLAGAEVVGYGGGIPGRAQLNVVDPTVSVEQGFSGCGVRDTTDGSVIGIVTTARFDAAHPHQSRVAFMEPLEWVTALRPLLVDEEFEAVKTFLLALRFEAVSAAYVAATRHRGPERADFTSAWDAFVRLRQFTPGPDDLPCEIVYLAEIAKMGFADARALQGYVESRPPWYVPRDALVRVSNEPSTPAPTGGSLIIAAEPIPGEPGTIPRYTLSHWLDDGRTITNRGSHRITEDTLRETVLQMVEDAEAQLPVWDSPASAGLRLEFILPFPLLTQQIAQWRLPSPFTGEGERIGATYEIVVHSAERFTEKRLARARRKLGERWRRLADNDEGIVHRIPPRPASPDDPPLADRLANPGIALCALGAPPRERDGTLQLYHAIEAGLPAIIWLDVADEDATRRFHGRIESFTRRNGEAISLDDVASLSRYVRSWRTRNTIGGQDNGEGYDPYDINIILDDMSHIRRLFHIGILSTPE, encoded by the coding sequence ATGACTCCCGACGGCCTGGTGGCCGGAGGCGGGGTCCTCGTTCCCGGAAACAGGGTCTTGACCTGCGTACATGTCGTCAACGTCGCACTGCGCAGAGGAAACGATCCCGCCCCGCCGGGACCGGATGAACCCATATCCGTCGACACCCCGCACCATCCCGGGTACCGGCCGGTGGCCGCCCATGTCGTCGGCGACACGTGGGACGCGGGCCGTGACACCACCCTGCTCCGGCTCGACGAGGACCCCCGGGACTACGAGCACCCCGCCGCCTGGCTCGCCGCGCGCATGGAGGAGGTCGCGGAGTCGGGGTCCCCGCGCCGCGTGGTCGTGCGCGGCTACCCCAGCGGAGTGCCCGAGGGTCTGCTGGCCGGTGCGGAGGTCGTCGGCTACGGAGGCGGCATCCCCGGCCGCGCGCAGCTCAACGTCGTCGACCCGACGGTCAGTGTCGAGCAGGGGTTCAGCGGCTGCGGCGTGCGGGACACCACCGACGGCTCGGTGATCGGGATCGTCACCACCGCGCGGTTCGACGCCGCGCACCCGCACCAGAGCCGGGTCGCCTTCATGGAGCCGCTGGAATGGGTCACCGCACTCCGGCCGCTCCTGGTCGACGAGGAGTTCGAGGCGGTCAAGACGTTCCTGCTCGCCCTGCGGTTCGAGGCCGTCAGCGCCGCCTACGTCGCGGCCACCCGGCACCGGGGCCCGGAGCGCGCCGACTTCACCTCGGCGTGGGACGCGTTCGTCCGGCTGCGCCAGTTCACCCCCGGTCCCGACGACCTCCCCTGCGAGATCGTCTACCTCGCGGAGATCGCCAAGATGGGGTTTGCCGATGCCCGCGCCCTGCAGGGCTATGTGGAGAGCCGGCCCCCCTGGTACGTGCCGCGGGACGCGCTGGTCCGGGTCTCGAACGAGCCGAGCACGCCCGCACCGACCGGAGGCTCCCTCATCATCGCGGCCGAGCCCATCCCGGGCGAACCCGGCACCATCCCGCGTTACACCCTTTCCCACTGGCTGGATGACGGGCGTACCATCACCAACAGGGGATCCCACCGGATCACCGAGGACACCCTGCGCGAAACGGTGCTGCAGATGGTGGAGGACGCCGAAGCTCAGCTGCCGGTCTGGGATTCACCGGCCTCCGCAGGGCTGCGCCTGGAGTTCATCCTTCCCTTTCCGCTCCTGACCCAGCAAATCGCACAATGGCGACTTCCCTCCCCTTTCACCGGCGAAGGGGAACGGATCGGCGCAACTTATGAAATCGTCGTCCACTCGGCCGAGCGTTTCACCGAGAAACGGTTGGCCCGAGCCCGCCGCAAACTCGGCGAACGCTGGCGCAGGCTCGCCGACAACGACGAAGGAATCGTCCACCGCATCCCGCCGCGCCCCGCGTCCCCGGACGATCCGCCGCTCGCCGATCGGCTCGCCAACCCGGGGATCGCACTGTGCGCACTGGGGGCGCCGCCGCGCGAACGCGACGGCACACTGCAGCTCTACCACGCCATCGAGGCCGGACTACCTGCGATTATCTGGCTGGATGTGGCCGATGAGGACGCCACCCGACGTTTCCATGGCCGAATAGAATCCTTTACCAGGCGGAACGGTGAAGCGATCTCCCTTGACGATGTCGCCTCCCTCTCCCGCTACGTGCGTTCATGGCGCACGCGCAATACAATCGGCGGGCAGGACAACGGCGAAGGCTACGACCCCTACGACATAAACATCATATTGGACGATATGTCGCACATCCGACGACTGTTCCATATAGGAATCCTCTCCACGCCCGAATAA
- a CDS encoding aldehyde dehydrogenase: MRKHDRLYIGGEWVEPAGTGTIDVVSPHTEEAIGQAPEGTAADMDRAVAAARAAFDHGPWPRMAPGERAAVLTRLAELYEARLDEVAGLVTAEMGCPLTLSNLAQASLPQRTLAYFGGLADDVTWEETREGLLGPTRVVSEPVGVVAAITPWNVPQLLIIAKVAPALLAGCTVVVKPAPETALDPYVLAELAEEAGVPAGVLNIVAADRAVGEHLVTHPGVDHVAFTGSTAAGRRIATLCGERLRGCGLELGGKSAAILLPDADLTAYTGMLTLTALLNNGEACVAQARVLAPRERYTEVVDALAARLAELSVGDPADPSTDIGPLVSPAQRERVEGYIDLGRAEGARLVAGGGRPASAQRGYYVEPTLFADVDNRMRIAREEIFGPVLTVIPYDDERHAVDLANDSEYGLAGSVWTADPEHGIAVARRIHTGSCGVNMYNIDVNTPFGGRKSSGLGYEYGPEGLREYLEFKSIATMG, from the coding sequence ATGCGCAAGCACGACCGGCTCTACATCGGCGGGGAGTGGGTGGAGCCCGCCGGGACCGGAACGATCGATGTGGTGTCGCCGCACACCGAGGAGGCCATCGGGCAGGCCCCCGAGGGCACAGCCGCCGACATGGACCGCGCCGTGGCCGCCGCCCGCGCGGCGTTCGACCACGGCCCCTGGCCGCGTATGGCGCCCGGGGAGCGAGCGGCGGTCCTCACCCGGCTGGCCGAGCTCTACGAGGCGCGCCTCGACGAGGTCGCCGGACTGGTCACCGCCGAGATGGGCTGCCCGCTGACCCTGTCGAACCTCGCCCAGGCGTCCCTGCCACAGCGCACGCTCGCCTACTTCGGCGGCCTCGCCGACGACGTCACCTGGGAGGAGACCCGCGAAGGGCTCCTCGGGCCGACGCGCGTCGTCAGCGAACCGGTGGGGGTGGTCGCCGCGATCACCCCGTGGAACGTCCCGCAGCTTCTCATCATCGCCAAGGTCGCCCCGGCGCTGCTCGCCGGATGCACGGTGGTGGTCAAGCCCGCGCCGGAGACCGCGCTCGACCCCTACGTCCTCGCCGAGCTCGCCGAGGAGGCGGGTGTCCCCGCCGGTGTGCTCAACATCGTCGCGGCCGACCGCGCGGTCGGGGAGCACCTCGTCACCCACCCCGGGGTGGACCACGTCGCGTTCACCGGCTCCACCGCCGCAGGACGGCGCATCGCGACCCTGTGCGGCGAGCGGCTGCGCGGGTGCGGCCTGGAGCTCGGTGGAAAGTCCGCGGCGATCCTGCTCCCGGACGCGGACCTGACCGCCTACACCGGCATGCTGACGCTGACCGCGCTCCTCAACAACGGCGAGGCCTGCGTCGCGCAGGCGCGGGTCCTGGCGCCGCGCGAGCGCTACACCGAGGTCGTCGACGCCCTTGCCGCGCGCCTGGCCGAGCTCTCCGTCGGCGACCCGGCGGACCCGTCCACCGACATCGGACCGCTGGTCTCGCCCGCCCAGCGGGAGCGGGTGGAGGGCTACATCGACCTGGGTCGCGCCGAGGGCGCGCGGCTCGTCGCGGGCGGGGGCCGTCCGGCGTCCGCACAGCGGGGGTACTACGTCGAGCCCACCCTCTTCGCCGACGTCGACAACCGCATGCGCATCGCCCGCGAGGAGATCTTCGGCCCGGTCCTCACGGTGATCCCCTACGACGACGAGCGCCATGCGGTCGACCTCGCCAACGACAGCGAGTACGGCCTGGCCGGGTCGGTGTGGACCGCCGACCCGGAGCACGGCATCGCCGTCGCCCGCCGGATCCACACCGGCAGCTGCGGGGTGAACATGTACAACATCGACGTCAACACGCCCTTCGGCGGGCGCAAGTCCAGCGGCCTGGGATACGAGTACGGGCCGGAGGGCCTGCGGGAGTACCTGGAGTTCAAGTCGATCGCGACAATGGGGTGA
- a CDS encoding chorismate mutase has protein sequence MTESATTIDDLRGRIDEVDAELARLLERRALLAAHVQRLKPVGGFAGRDPKRERALVAAMAVHAPRLGEARLARIMSEVIEAGLDAAEREAAHARSAQRT, from the coding sequence ATGACCGAAAGCGCCACCACCATCGACGACCTCCGCGGCCGCATCGACGAGGTCGACGCGGAGCTCGCACGCCTGCTGGAACGCCGTGCCCTGCTCGCCGCCCACGTCCAGCGGCTCAAGCCCGTCGGCGGCTTTGCCGGCCGTGACCCGAAGCGCGAACGGGCCCTCGTCGCCGCCATGGCCGTGCACGCGCCCCGACTGGGCGAGGCGCGGCTCGCCCGCATCATGTCCGAGGTCATCGAGGCCGGACTGGACGCGGCCGAGAGGGAGGCCGCGCACGCCCGGTCGGCACAGCGCACCTGA
- a CDS encoding endonuclease/exonuclease/phosphatase family protein gives MIPRHRFPTALAATALLTLSTLSAIPATADTTKRAEGSGVRFATFNASLHRSAEGELIEDLSTGDDGQARAVAEIIQRNRPDVLLVNEFDHDADGRAAELFQDNYLAVGQNGAEPITYPYRYTAPSNTGVPSEFDLDNNGEAVTEPGAPGYGEDAFGFGQYPGQYGTVVYSAYPIDTGAARTFQEFRWADMPGAHLPTDPETGEGFYSEEELEVLRLSSKSHWDLPVRLGRGRTVHLLASHPTPPAFDGPERRNALRNSDETRFWADYVTPRRGGYIYDDKGARGGLKPGARFVVVGDLNADPNDSAGPEGGITDLLGAPLVNDRVAPASAGAVEAAELQGGANDDHTGDPALDTADFNDKAPGNLRVDYVLPSRGLPVRDTAVYWPTTDDPMSRVTGAASDHRLVWLDIR, from the coding sequence ATGATCCCCCGGCACCGGTTCCCCACCGCTCTGGCAGCGACCGCTCTGCTCACCCTGTCCACGCTGTCCGCCATCCCCGCGACGGCGGACACGACCAAGCGGGCGGAGGGGTCCGGCGTCCGGTTCGCCACGTTCAACGCGTCGCTGCACCGGTCGGCCGAGGGCGAACTGATCGAGGACCTGTCGACCGGCGACGACGGGCAGGCGCGGGCGGTCGCCGAGATCATCCAGCGCAACCGTCCCGATGTGCTGCTGGTCAACGAGTTCGACCACGACGCTGATGGGCGCGCGGCCGAGTTGTTCCAGGACAATTACCTGGCGGTGGGGCAGAACGGCGCCGAGCCGATCACCTACCCCTACCGCTACACCGCACCGAGCAACACCGGCGTCCCCTCCGAGTTCGACCTGGACAACAACGGCGAGGCCGTCACCGAACCCGGCGCCCCCGGCTACGGCGAGGACGCCTTCGGGTTCGGCCAGTACCCGGGGCAGTACGGGACGGTCGTCTACTCCGCCTACCCCATCGACACCGGGGCCGCGCGCACGTTCCAGGAGTTCCGCTGGGCGGACATGCCCGGGGCCCATCTGCCGACCGATCCGGAGACCGGCGAGGGCTTCTACTCCGAGGAGGAGCTGGAGGTGCTGCGCCTGTCCTCGAAGAGCCACTGGGACCTGCCGGTACGCCTCGGCAGAGGGAGGACCGTGCACCTGCTCGCGTCACACCCGACGCCGCCCGCCTTCGACGGGCCGGAGCGGCGAAATGCTCTTCGGAACAGCGATGAGACCCGGTTCTGGGCCGACTACGTGACACCGCGCAGGGGCGGCTACATCTACGACGACAAGGGCGCACGCGGCGGGCTGAAGCCCGGGGCGCGGTTCGTCGTCGTCGGTGACCTGAACGCCGACCCGAACGACAGCGCGGGGCCCGAGGGAGGCATCACCGACCTGCTGGGCGCTCCCCTGGTGAACGACAGGGTCGCACCGGCCAGCGCGGGTGCCGTCGAGGCCGCCGAACTCCAGGGCGGCGCCAACGACGACCACACGGGCGACCCTGCCCTGGACACCGCCGACTTCAACGACAAGGCACCGGGCAACCTGCGCGTCGACTACGTCCTGCCGTCGCGCGGGCTCCCCGTGCGCGACACCGCCGTCTACTGGCCGACCACCGACGACCCGATGTCGCGAGTGACCGGCGCCGCGTCGGACCACCGGCTGGTCTGGCTGGACATCCGCTGA
- a CDS encoding flavin-containing monooxygenase, with amino-acid sequence MSSPPPSSPRIAIIGAGFGGICMAIRLRRAGITSFTVFERGDGIGGVWRDNTYPGAACDVPSHLYSFSFAPNPAWTRSYADQREILDYLERCARDFDVVPHIRFGTEITAAAFDDAARTWRLTMASGASEEFDVVISACGQLQRPAYPDIPGRAAFAGESFHSARWNHDTDLDGKDVAVVGTGASAIQFVPRIAERAGRLRLFQRSPAYVLPKDDRPYSQAERARFARHPLLLRTSRAATYLRFESKVVAFQYLPSLMGPMRAAFLRQLRQRVTDPDLRARLVPDYTMGCKRILLSNDFYAALARPNVELVDQSVRGIEPDGVVTADGTHHRADVLIYGTGFTATDFLAPMRVTGRNGLDLTTAWRDGAEAHLGITVAGFPNFFLLYGPNTNLGHNSIIYMLESQIHHVMDAVRRLSAPGRRTLEVRPDAQARFVRRIRKRLKRGVWATGCDSWYVTASGAQTVNWPGFTWRYRQRTRRLDPRDYTGEVLQSPYSGSPSNSRDPNSVSS; translated from the coding sequence GTGTCGTCCCCGCCACCCTCATCGCCGCGGATCGCCATCATCGGAGCGGGCTTCGGCGGCATCTGCATGGCCATCCGCCTGCGGCGCGCCGGGATCACGTCGTTCACCGTCTTCGAACGCGGCGACGGCATCGGGGGCGTCTGGCGCGACAACACCTACCCCGGCGCGGCCTGCGACGTGCCCTCCCACCTCTACTCCTTCTCCTTCGCGCCCAACCCCGCGTGGACGCGCAGCTACGCCGACCAGCGGGAGATCCTCGACTACCTGGAGCGGTGCGCCCGGGACTTCGACGTCGTGCCGCACATACGCTTCGGTACCGAGATCACCGCAGCGGCGTTCGACGACGCTGCGCGGACGTGGCGGCTGACCATGGCGTCGGGCGCGTCGGAGGAGTTCGACGTCGTCATCTCGGCCTGCGGGCAACTCCAGCGCCCCGCCTATCCGGACATCCCGGGCCGAGCGGCCTTCGCGGGGGAGTCCTTCCACTCCGCACGCTGGAACCACGACACCGACCTGGACGGCAAGGATGTTGCCGTCGTGGGAACCGGCGCGAGTGCGATCCAGTTCGTGCCGCGGATCGCCGAACGGGCCGGGCGCCTGCGCCTCTTCCAGCGCAGCCCCGCCTACGTCCTGCCCAAGGACGACCGTCCCTACAGCCAGGCCGAACGCGCCCGCTTCGCCCGGCACCCCCTGCTCCTGCGGACGAGCCGGGCCGCCACCTACCTGCGCTTCGAGAGCAAGGTCGTGGCGTTCCAGTACCTACCTTCCCTCATGGGCCCCATGCGCGCCGCATTCCTACGCCAACTGCGCCAACGCGTCACCGACCCCGACCTGCGCGCGCGGCTGGTGCCCGACTACACCATGGGCTGCAAGCGCATCCTGCTGTCCAACGACTTCTACGCGGCGCTCGCGCGCCCCAACGTCGAACTCGTCGACCAGTCCGTGCGCGGGATCGAACCCGACGGCGTGGTCACCGCCGACGGCACCCACCACCGTGCGGACGTGCTCATCTACGGCACGGGCTTCACCGCGACCGACTTCCTCGCCCCCATGCGCGTCACCGGCCGCAACGGGCTGGACCTCACCACGGCCTGGCGCGACGGCGCCGAGGCCCACCTGGGCATCACCGTAGCGGGGTTCCCCAACTTCTTCCTGCTGTACGGGCCCAACACCAACCTCGGGCACAACTCGATCATCTACATGCTGGAGAGCCAGATCCACCACGTGATGGACGCGGTCCGCCGCCTCAGCGCCCCCGGCCGCCGCACCCTCGAAGTCCGCCCCGACGCCCAGGCCCGCTTCGTCCGCCGTATCCGCAAGCGCCTGAAGCGCGGTGTCTGGGCCACGGGCTGCGACAGCTGGTATGTCACCGCATCGGGCGCCCAGACCGTCAACTGGCCCGGCTTCACGTGGCGCTACCGCCAGCGCACCCGCAGACTCGACCCCCGCGACTACACCGGCGAAGTGCTCCAGTCGCCCTACTCCGGATCCCCGAGCAACAGCCGCGACCCCAACTCGGTCAGCTCATGA
- a CDS encoding ArsR/SmtB family transcription factor, which produces MWEVLLSLHMLQLHHAGARHDQWRLRVRERMSGHMWRLAELAPPRGYSPDFLTPVCGGGGLEEGLNSLVSTPPAYVRRDLGILAMQQRLSAPVRSLARGEGRMLPQLADTVRGYFDLALAPEWEDIEGTVRQRLSGRIPEQIAPAQAAGVPPPLRAAARWRGPVLEVSYPLERHLHLEGRDLHLIPSFFCRRYPIAFQDPGLPPVLVYPVLDCLDFPHGQQLDTVRRKALEKLLGGTRAAVLQTIAANTYSTSELAERLGISPASASEHATVLRASGLTHSRRDRNAIRHELTELGSRLLLGDPE; this is translated from the coding sequence ATGTGGGAGGTCTTGCTGAGTCTGCACATGCTGCAGCTGCACCATGCGGGGGCGCGGCACGATCAGTGGCGGTTGCGGGTGCGGGAGCGGATGAGCGGTCATATGTGGCGGCTGGCCGAGCTGGCGCCGCCGCGGGGGTATTCGCCGGACTTCCTGACGCCGGTGTGCGGCGGGGGCGGTCTTGAGGAGGGGCTGAATTCGCTGGTGTCCACTCCTCCCGCGTACGTGCGCCGTGACCTGGGCATCCTCGCCATGCAGCAGCGCCTGTCCGCCCCCGTACGCTCCCTCGCACGTGGGGAGGGGCGCATGCTCCCGCAGCTGGCGGACACCGTGCGGGGCTACTTCGATCTCGCGCTGGCTCCCGAGTGGGAGGACATCGAGGGCACGGTGCGCCAACGCCTGAGCGGCCGCATTCCCGAGCAGATCGCTCCGGCGCAGGCGGCCGGTGTTCCGCCGCCGCTGCGGGCCGCCGCGCGGTGGCGCGGTCCGGTGCTGGAGGTCTCCTATCCGCTGGAGCGGCACCTCCACCTCGAGGGGCGTGACCTTCACCTGATCCCCTCGTTCTTCTGTCGGCGCTACCCCATCGCCTTCCAGGACCCGGGGCTCCCACCTGTGCTCGTCTACCCGGTGCTGGACTGCCTGGACTTCCCCCATGGCCAGCAGCTTGACACCGTGCGGAGGAAGGCCTTGGAGAAGCTGCTGGGCGGTACCCGGGCCGCTGTCCTGCAGACGATCGCCGCCAACACCTACTCAACGTCTGAGCTGGCCGAACGGCTCGGGATCTCGCCGGCCTCGGCCAGCGAGCACGCCACCGTCCTGCGCGCCTCCGGCCTCACCCACAGCCGCCGCGACCGCAACGCCATCCGTCATGAGCTGACCGAGTTGGGGTCGCGGCTGTTGCTCGGGGATCCGGAGTAG
- a CDS encoding aminotransferase class III-fold pyridoxal phosphate-dependent enzyme: MSAERLPLPSRRNLRNSGRTSAARKGRGPALAGAAGARLLDATAVDDTAIFGYGWGKEITEHLSADLLLPQLPEGWTYAGACKLASTLAAFMGCETGLLAESGISARRAALAMASHGAQARRLLPGSILHLHGFDGADAKLRVATIQGDIFSTSTISTSCGPTHWTDAVEEMIHRSACKVSAISLRPPISRALPLEFLEDVRNICDDLSLAWAWDESQIGLGRTGRVYCLHHAQNARVRPDLLVIGDSLAAGYAPIGAIIARHSPYGRTSSYIPQPPSPMASSIAAYTVYSLINHGTLAAIDAWGAGLADRLRDGLSGTSHVVRQLGLGVAIELHGSGKQASDAPAAAVAYRAANARLRLGATSDLSSVVLTPPFNCRSDEYALLAALTVQAIRAGSQQE; the protein is encoded by the coding sequence ATGAGCGCGGAACGCCTACCTCTACCGTCCCGCCGTAATCTGCGGAACAGCGGTCGAACGAGCGCTGCCCGCAAAGGCCGCGGCCCCGCTCTGGCGGGGGCCGCGGGGGCACGCCTGCTGGACGCGACGGCGGTCGATGACACCGCGATCTTCGGCTACGGCTGGGGCAAGGAGATCACCGAGCACCTGAGTGCGGACTTGCTGCTACCTCAACTGCCCGAGGGGTGGACGTACGCCGGAGCTTGCAAACTCGCCTCAACCCTGGCCGCCTTCATGGGCTGCGAAACGGGTCTGCTCGCTGAAAGCGGGATCTCCGCCCGTCGGGCAGCGCTGGCCATGGCATCCCACGGTGCGCAAGCTCGTCGCCTCCTACCCGGCTCGATCCTGCACCTGCACGGCTTCGACGGGGCAGACGCGAAGTTACGGGTCGCGACAATCCAGGGGGACATCTTCTCGACCAGCACGATCAGCACATCCTGCGGACCCACGCATTGGACCGATGCCGTCGAGGAGATGATTCACCGATCTGCCTGCAAAGTCTCGGCCATATCGCTGCGGCCACCGATCAGTCGCGCGCTTCCACTGGAGTTCTTGGAAGACGTCCGGAATATCTGTGACGATCTCAGCTTGGCCTGGGCCTGGGACGAATCCCAGATTGGGCTCGGGCGCACGGGCCGCGTCTACTGTCTTCACCACGCACAGAACGCCCGGGTCAGGCCGGATCTCCTTGTTATCGGAGACAGTCTGGCAGCTGGCTACGCCCCCATCGGAGCCATCATCGCGCGGCACAGTCCTTACGGACGTACGTCTTCTTACATCCCCCAGCCTCCATCACCAATGGCGTCTTCCATCGCCGCATACACGGTGTATTCGCTCATCAATCACGGCACCTTGGCTGCCATCGACGCATGGGGCGCCGGTCTTGCCGATCGGCTACGAGACGGACTCAGCGGCACCTCCCATGTCGTCCGTCAGCTCGGTCTCGGCGTCGCTATCGAGCTTCACGGATCCGGGAAACAGGCCTCGGATGCCCCCGCTGCGGCAGTCGCCTACCGTGCGGCTAACGCACGGCTGCGTCTCGGGGCAACATCAGACCTCTCGTCCGTCGTCCTCACCCCGCCCTTTAACTGCCGATCGGATGAGTACGCCCTTCTCGCCGCACTAACGGTCCAGGCGATACGCGCTGGTTCTCAGCAGGAATGA
- a CDS encoding ATP-binding protein, producing the protein MARAFLTSSLIPLGCSQGSVDDARLMVSEAVANAIEHGRAPIHLSVTSKFTRVEVEVYDSDPTHLELPRCPVDYVEGEIVGDDLDSFLGTIDEDMASVRLSESGRGLDLISNLSDGRCGWRSRPPGKVVWFSAPVPIDPGPSAIELRIARPGSEWAFSPLVDQSLRAQIQEALR; encoded by the coding sequence GTGGCACGAGCCTTCCTCACCTCGTCTCTCATCCCGCTGGGGTGCTCCCAGGGCAGCGTCGACGATGCCAGGTTGATGGTCAGCGAGGCCGTCGCCAACGCCATCGAGCACGGCCGCGCCCCTATCCACCTGTCGGTGACCAGCAAATTCACTCGGGTGGAGGTCGAGGTGTACGACAGCGACCCAACGCACCTGGAGTTACCGCGATGCCCCGTTGACTACGTCGAAGGCGAGATCGTCGGCGACGACCTCGATTCATTCCTTGGGACGATCGATGAGGACATGGCTAGTGTCCGACTCTCCGAATCAGGACGCGGTCTCGACCTCATCAGCAACCTGTCGGACGGCCGCTGCGGTTGGCGTTCCCGGCCACCCGGAAAGGTCGTCTGGTTCAGTGCCCCCGTCCCCATAGACCCGGGACCGAGCGCGATCGAGCTTCGCATCGCCCGACCAGGATCAGAGTGGGCGTTCTCGCCCCTCGTGGACCAGTCGCTCCGCGCACAGATCCAGGAGGCCCTTCGATGA